In Bicyclus anynana chromosome 22, ilBicAnyn1.1, whole genome shotgun sequence, the following proteins share a genomic window:
- the LOC112046845 gene encoding short coiled-coil protein homolog, which translates to MSSIIQKCNDDNIPLADDDPQVIITDDMDNNRMDHGRSMDSLPSSYTGGSSSPGLNGPASYEADSGIDEQEEKARLISQVLELQNTLDDLSQRVDSVKEENLKLRSENQVLGQYIENLMSASSVFQSTNVHKK; encoded by the exons ATGTCGTCCATTATCCAAAAATGTAATGATGACAACATTCCTTTGGCCGACGATGATCCCCAAGTGATTATAACTGACGATATGGACAACAACCGCATGGATCACGGTCGGTCAATGGATTCGCTTCCTAGTTCCTACACGGGAGGTTCTTCCAGCCCAGGGTTGAACGGACCAGCTAGTTATGAAGCAGATTCTGGAATAGATGAACAGGAGGAAAAGGCGCGCCTAATATCTCAAGTCTTAGAGCTTCAGAACACTTTAgatg ATCTGTCACAAAGGGTTGATTCAGTAaaagaagaaaacttaaaactacgcTCTGAAAACCAAGTCTTAGGTCAATACATAGAGAACTTGATGTCTGCGTCTTCAGTATTTCAGTCCACTAATGTTCATAAGAAGTGA